One window of the Planktothrix serta PCC 8927 genome contains the following:
- a CDS encoding histidinol-phosphate transaminase: MLSFLRNDLNQIRAYTPHPGGSSGSPVETEILDRLDTNECPYDLPEELKQKLAWTYQHQIETNRYPDGSHFPLKIAIASYINEIISNSDAFIKSDQISVGNGSDELIRSLLIATCLGGEGSILVANPTFSMYGIIAQTLGIPVISIGRDEDTFEMDLNAAKAAIKSTQNPPIRVVFVVHPNSPTANALTEDELDWLRGLPEQILVVIDEAYFEFSQTSVIEELKQHPNWVILRTFSKAFRLASLRAGYAIAHPELITALEKVRLPYNLPSFTQTAALLALNNRQDLLAVIPEILGERTRLINALAQNKQLKLWRSDANFIYVRLTDERNSEPALNELMQQLKTKGTLVRHTGGGLRITIGRPDENQRTIERLFAIL; encoded by the coding sequence ATGCTGTCTTTTCTTCGTAACGATCTCAACCAAATTCGCGCCTATACTCCTCACCCTGGAGGGAGTTCCGGTAGTCCGGTCGAAACTGAAATTTTAGATCGCTTAGATACTAATGAATGTCCCTATGATTTACCGGAAGAATTAAAACAAAAGCTGGCTTGGACGTATCAACATCAAATTGAAACAAATCGTTATCCTGATGGCAGTCATTTTCCTTTAAAAATTGCGATCGCTAGTTATATTAATGAAATCATTTCTAATTCTGACGCCTTTATCAAGTCTGATCAGATTTCCGTTGGGAATGGGTCGGATGAATTAATTCGATCTCTCTTAATTGCAACTTGTTTAGGAGGAGAAGGCTCAATTTTAGTGGCTAATCCTACCTTTTCTATGTATGGAATTATTGCCCAAACGTTAGGAATTCCAGTTATTAGTATAGGACGGGATGAAGATACCTTTGAGATGGATTTAAACGCGGCTAAAGCTGCGATTAAATCTACACAAAATCCTCCCATTCGAGTTGTGTTTGTGGTTCATCCTAATTCCCCTACGGCGAATGCGTTAACAGAAGATGAATTAGACTGGCTGCGTGGTTTACCAGAACAGATTTTAGTGGTAATTGATGAAGCTTATTTTGAGTTTAGTCAAACCAGCGTTATCGAGGAGTTAAAACAGCATCCTAACTGGGTGATTTTACGCACGTTTTCTAAGGCATTTCGGTTAGCTTCCTTGCGGGCTGGATATGCGATCGCCCATCCCGAATTAATCACCGCTTTAGAAAAAGTTCGTCTTCCCTATAATCTCCCTAGTTTCACACAAACGGCTGCTTTATTAGCCTTAAATAATCGTCAAGATTTACTCGCTGTAATTCCTGAAATTTTAGGAGAACGGACTCGTTTAATTAATGCTTTAGCTCAAAATAAACAGTTAAAACTTTGGCGTAGTGATGCTAATTTTATTTATGTTAGACTCACCGATGAACGCAATTCTGAGCCAGCTTTAAATGAGCTTATGCAGCAGTTAAAAACAAAAGGAACATTAGTTCGTCACACCGGAGGAGGATTACGAATTACGATTGGTCGTCCCGATGAAAATCAACGTACCATTGAACGATTATTTGCTATTTTATAG